CGACGTGTCCATGGCCAACATGGTGCTCATCGGCTTCTTCTCGTGCATGAGCACGCTGTGCATCGGCGCCGCCGCCTTCTCCTACTACGAGCGCTGGACCTTCTTCCAGGCCTACTACTACTGCTTCATCACGCTCACCACCATCGGCTTCGGCGACTACGTGGCGCTGCAGAAGGACCAGGCGCTGCAGACGCAGCCGCAGTACGTGGCCTTCAGCTTCGTCTACATCCTCACGGGCCTCACGGTCATCGGCGCCTTCCTCAACCTCGTGGTGCTGCGTTTCATGACCATGAACGCCGAGGACGAGAAGCGCGACGCCGAGCACCGCGCGCTGCTCACGCGCAACGGGCAGGTGGGCGGGCTCGCTGGCTGTctgggcggcggcggccgcgggggcATCGGGGGCGGCCGCGGGGGCAGCgggggcggcagcggcggcggcggcagcgcgcACACCACGGACACCGCCTCCTCCcccgtggcggcggcggcggcggcggcggcgggcggcggcggcttcCGCAACGTGTACGCCGAggtgctgcacttccagtccatgTGCTCCTGCCTGTGGTACAAGAGCCGCGAGAAGCTGCAGTACTCCGTCCCCATGATCATCCCGCGGGACCTCTCCACGTCCGACACGTGCGTGGAGCAGAGCCACTCGTCGCCGGGAGCTGGCGGCCGCTGCAGCGACACGCCCTCGCACCGCTGCCTGTGCAGCGGCACGCAGCGCTCGGCCATCAGCTCCGTGTCCACCGGCCTGCACAGCCTGTCCACCTTCCGCGGCCTCATGAAGCGCAGGAGCTCGGTGTGAACGCgcgcgggggccgggggcgcgcCCGCAGCGCCCCGGGGGAAgagcaggtgggaggaggggggccAGGCGCcgcgggacacacacacacacacactcaagccGCCTTCGGCCCCGTGGGGGCGCCCCCAGGAC
The window above is part of the Lepus europaeus isolate LE1 chromosome 13, mLepTim1.pri, whole genome shotgun sequence genome. Proteins encoded here:
- the KCNK3 gene encoding potassium channel subfamily K member 3 isoform X1; its protein translation is MKRQNVRTLALIVCTFTYLLVGAAVFDALESEPEMVERRRLERRQQELRARYNLSLGGYEELERVVLRLKPHKAGVQWRFAGSFYFAITVITTIGYGHAAPSTDGGKVFCMFYALLGIPLTLVMFQSLGERINTFVRHLLHRAKKGLGMRRADVSMANMVLIGFFSCMSTLCIGAAAFSYYERWTFFQAYYYCFITLTTIGFGDYVALQKDQALQTQPQYVAFSFVYILTGLTVIGAFLNLVVLRFMTMNAEDEKRDAEHRALLTRNGQVGGLAGCLGGGGRGGIGGGRGGSGGGSGGGGSAHTTDTASSPVAAAAAAAAGGGGFRNVYAEVLHFQSMCSCLWYKSREKLQYSVPMIIPRDLSTSDTCVEQSHSSPGAGGRCSDTPSHRCLCSGTQRSAISSVSTGLHSLSTFRGLMKRRSSV
- the KCNK3 gene encoding potassium channel subfamily K member 3 isoform X2, giving the protein MKRQNVRTLALIVCTFTYLLVGAAVFDALESEPEMVERRRLERRQQELRARYNLSLGGYEELERVVLRLKPHKAGVQWRFAGSFYFAITVITTIGYGHAAPSTDGGKVFCMFYALLGIPLTLVMFQSLGERINTFVRHLLHRAKKGLGMRRADVSMANMVLIGFFSCMSTLCIGAAAFSYYERWTFFQAYYYCFITLTTIGFGDYVALQKDQALQTQPQYVAFSFVYILTGLTVIGAFLNLVVLRFMTMNAEDEKRDAEHRALLTRNGQVGGGGGSGGGGSAHTTDTASSPVAAAAAAAAGGGGFRNVYAEVLHFQSMCSCLWYKSREKLQYSVPMIIPRDLSTSDTCVEQSHSSPGAGGRCSDTPSHRCLCSGTQRSAISSVSTGLHSLSTFRGLMKRRSSV